The Sphingobacteriaceae bacterium genome has a segment encoding these proteins:
- a CDS encoding DUF2807 domain-containing protein — protein MKRIHTFLNAFFIGLLILGFNSCKKGHYGDCFKSNGPIVSETRVPGTFTRIITENKIDVEVLQGNEYKVEVIAGKNIIKHILTEIQGDTILKIENTNRCNFVRGYKKNIQVKVTMPYLSWIGNYGVGTIRINAAFKQDSLLFVRNENSGDTYISGQYKTLATSSHGNGNILLSGSAKELFVYMKGTNFTYAEDLIVSDYVLIDSYSIGDAYINLANTKTFNYNLWKSGSIYYSGNPQALVNLSAGESLGKGKLVKLD, from the coding sequence CTTTTTTAAATGCATTTTTTATTGGGCTTCTTATTTTAGGATTTAACTCCTGCAAAAAAGGACACTATGGCGATTGCTTTAAATCCAACGGTCCCATTGTGAGTGAAACACGGGTGCCGGGAACATTTACTCGAATTATAACGGAGAATAAAATTGATGTAGAAGTTTTGCAGGGAAATGAATACAAAGTAGAAGTGATTGCCGGTAAAAACATTATTAAACATATCCTAACTGAAATACAAGGCGATACTATTTTGAAAATTGAGAATACCAATCGCTGTAATTTTGTGCGCGGTTATAAAAAAAATATTCAAGTTAAAGTAACCATGCCTTATCTTTCCTGGATTGGTAATTATGGTGTAGGAACCATACGAATTAATGCTGCGTTTAAACAAGATTCCCTGCTGTTTGTGCGCAATGAAAATTCAGGCGATACTTATATTTCCGGTCAATATAAAACCTTAGCCACCAGCTCGCATGGAAATGGGAATATTTTATTAAGCGGTTCGGCTAAAGAACTTTTTGTGTATATGAAAGGAACCAACTTTACCTACGCTGAAGACTTAATAGTGAGTGATTATGTTTTAATAGATTCTTATAGTATTGGCGATGCATACATCAATTTAGCAAACACTAAAACTTTTAATTATAATCTTTGGAAATCGGGAAGCATATACTATTCCGGTAATCCACAGGCCTTGGTAAATTTAAGTGCCGGCGAATCTTTAGGCAAGGGGAAATTGGTAAAGTTGGATTGA
- a CDS encoding DEAD/DEAH box helicase family protein, whose protein sequence is MAIEEQTSTEPRKLYPFQENAVNTIFSRLLELPPNANLLFQLPTGGGKTIIFSEIARRFIEKTGRKVLILTHRIELSKQTSDVLAELGIKNKVINSEVKQLPHQTEYQSFTALVETLNNRLQENDQFLEDIGLVIVDEAHNNSFRKIFHYFNEVTILGVTATPLSSNKKLPLYQTYSDLIVGESISALISQGYLCEGNTYSYDVNLSTLRVGNNGEFTVGSHEMLYTQAIMQGKLLEAYEEVAQGTKTLIFNAGILTSIAVYETFKKKGLPVRHLDSTFSDKDRAETLEWFRNTKNGILTSVSILTTGFDEPEVETIMLNRATKSLTLYHQMIGRGSRVLPTKKQFKIIDLGNNSRRFNLWQYPIDWKHVFVAPHLYLEHRYKDEWDYELENDYEMPAEIKERFLNSSAESFIVRDKYMMALRKGLKPQIVLEQSLEDHFARIKDNAADFDEAFELFNLLNEEMKYRIKQFGKCINATNNHSDWQYQTYSSKLRRRLMNFFVE, encoded by the coding sequence ATGGCTATTGAAGAACAAACCAGTACAGAACCGCGTAAACTCTATCCATTTCAGGAAAATGCGGTGAATACCATTTTTTCGAGATTGCTTGAACTGCCCCCCAATGCCAATTTACTTTTTCAATTACCAACAGGCGGGGGTAAAACCATCATTTTTTCTGAAATAGCCCGGCGTTTTATTGAAAAAACAGGAAGAAAAGTGCTCATTCTTACGCATCGTATTGAGTTGAGTAAACAAACTTCGGATGTATTGGCTGAATTGGGCATTAAAAACAAAGTTATCAATAGCGAAGTAAAACAATTGCCCCACCAAACCGAATATCAAAGTTTCACCGCATTGGTAGAAACACTCAATAACCGTTTGCAGGAAAATGATCAGTTTTTAGAAGATATAGGTCTGGTTATTGTGGATGAAGCTCACAATAATTCCTTCCGTAAAATATTTCATTACTTTAACGAGGTAACTATTTTAGGGGTTACTGCAACGCCTTTAAGCAGCAATAAAAAATTACCACTCTATCAAACTTACAGTGATTTGATTGTTGGAGAAAGTATTTCGGCTTTAATATCGCAGGGTTATTTATGTGAGGGCAATACGTACAGTTATGATGTAAATTTAAGTACACTGCGCGTGGGTAATAATGGGGAATTTACCGTAGGCTCGCATGAGATGTTGTATACCCAAGCCATTATGCAGGGAAAATTACTGGAGGCTTATGAGGAAGTGGCGCAGGGCACAAAAACCTTAATTTTTAATGCGGGAATTTTAACCAGCATTGCCGTTTACGAAACGTTTAAGAAAAAAGGATTACCGGTTCGGCATTTAGACAGTACTTTTTCGGATAAGGATAGAGCCGAAACCTTAGAATGGTTCAGAAATACCAAAAACGGAATTTTAACTTCGGTAAGTATATTAACCACCGGATTTGATGAACCGGAAGTGGAAACTATCATGCTTAACCGCGCCACCAAATCACTTACCCTTTATCATCAGATGATTGGTAGAGGTAGTCGCGTACTCCCAACTAAAAAACAATTTAAAATAATTGATTTAGGAAACAATTCCCGCCGTTTTAATTTATGGCAATATCCGATAGATTGGAAACATGTTTTTGTTGCTCCGCATTTGTATTTAGAACATCGTTATAAAGATGAGTGGGATTATGAATTGGAGAACGATTACGAAATGCCGGCGGAAATTAAAGAACGTTTTTTAAATTCCAGTGCCGAATCGTTTATTGTGCGGGATAAATACATGATGGCCTTGCGCAAAGGATTAAAACCTCAAATTGTTTTAGAACAAAGTTTGGAAGATCATTTTGCCCGAATAAAAGATAACGCTGCCGACTTTGACGAAGCCTTTGAACTCTTTAATTTACTGAATGAAGAAATGAAATACCGCATTAAACAATTCGGTAAATGCATTAATGCCACCAACAATCACAGCGATTGGCAGTATCAAACTTACTCCAGTAAATTACGGAGAAGACTAATGAATTTTTTTGTTGAATAA
- the lnt gene encoding apolipoprotein N-acyltransferase — translation MSFTRNKFFLSFLSALLLTLSWQKNLSLFSFIAFIPLLLIEHELSGSTASRKKLKIFGFAYFTFLLWNIGVTWWVYYASAEGSLMAFFPNALLMSIAFLIFSNVKSRIKNTKAIWLFVPFWLAFEYGHSVWDLAWIWLNLGNVFCYNTSWVQWYEFTGVSGGSLWILCTNVYLFQLLIHNQIKQKKSQLIFAGILILPVLFSFVILNIRRPLQENKKTAVIVQPNIDPYNEKFDLDYQAQFLKMLRLIEGKINQQSDYLVLPETFITGIDWYGVNENNLNNAEEILWFKDSLLSKYPNLNIIVGASSYYVYENEKEASVTARRDKAGTYFDCFNTAFLINAKGVQLYHKSKLVPGVERMPFPALFKPLEEFAIDLGGTTGSLGTQKQRSNLYDLSNIGIAPVVCYESVFSDYVSDYIRNTADFIFIITNDGWWSDSPGHIQHLNYARLRAIETRRQIARSANTGISCVIDEFGNIHQATKYWEEAVISSEIYPNKKLTFFSSMGDLISYASIVLTFMALLFSFYLKFIKRT, via the coding sequence ATGTCATTTACCCGTAATAAATTTTTCTTAAGTTTTTTATCGGCGTTGCTACTTACACTTTCCTGGCAAAAAAATCTGAGTTTATTTTCCTTTATTGCTTTTATTCCTTTATTGTTGATAGAGCATGAACTTTCGGGCAGCACGGCTTCACGTAAAAAATTAAAAATATTCGGCTTTGCTTATTTCACATTTTTATTGTGGAATATTGGGGTAACCTGGTGGGTATATTACGCCAGTGCCGAGGGCTCTTTAATGGCTTTTTTCCCCAATGCCTTACTCATGTCGATTGCCTTTTTAATTTTCTCCAATGTAAAATCCCGCATCAAAAACACAAAAGCTATTTGGCTCTTTGTTCCTTTTTGGTTGGCTTTTGAATACGGACACTCCGTTTGGGACTTAGCCTGGATTTGGCTTAACCTGGGTAATGTTTTTTGTTACAACACTTCCTGGGTGCAGTGGTATGAATTTACCGGCGTTTCAGGTGGAAGTTTATGGATTTTGTGTACTAACGTGTATTTATTTCAATTGCTCATTCATAATCAAATCAAGCAAAAAAAGTCCCAACTCATTTTTGCAGGAATTTTAATTTTACCTGTACTATTTTCGTTTGTCATTTTAAATATTCGCAGACCTTTACAAGAAAATAAAAAAACTGCGGTCATTGTGCAGCCCAATATCGATCCCTATAACGAAAAGTTTGATTTGGACTATCAGGCTCAGTTTTTAAAAATGTTACGCTTAATTGAAGGAAAAATAAATCAACAAAGCGATTATTTGGTGTTGCCTGAAACATTTATTACGGGTATTGATTGGTACGGTGTAAATGAAAATAATTTAAATAATGCTGAAGAAATATTATGGTTTAAGGATAGTTTGTTAAGCAAATATCCGAATTTGAATATTATTGTGGGTGCCAGTAGTTATTATGTTTATGAAAACGAGAAAGAAGCGAGTGTTACGGCACGGCGCGATAAAGCAGGCACTTATTTTGATTGTTTCAACACCGCATTTTTAATTAATGCTAAAGGAGTACAGTTGTATCACAAATCAAAACTGGTTCCGGGTGTAGAGCGTATGCCTTTTCCGGCCCTGTTTAAACCCCTCGAAGAATTTGCCATTGATTTAGGCGGAACTACCGGAAGTTTAGGTACACAAAAGCAAAGGAGTAATTTATACGATTTATCCAATATCGGTATTGCTCCGGTAGTTTGTTATGAAAGTGTGTTTTCTGATTATGTTTCGGATTATATCCGCAATACCGCTGATTTTATTTTTATCATTACCAATGATGGTTGGTGGAGTGATTCACCCGGACATATTCAGCATTTAAATTACGCCCGCTTAAGAGCCATTGAAACCAGAAGGCAAATTGCCAGAAGTGCGAATACCGGTATCAGTTGTGTGATTGATGAATTTGGGAATATCCATCAGGCCACAAAATACTGGGAAGAAGCCGTGATAAGCTCCGAAATTTACCCCAATAAAAAGCTAACTTTTTTTAGTTCCATGGGCGATTTAATTTCTTATGCGTCTATTGTCTTAACTTTCATGGCTTTGCTATTTTCTTTTTATTTAAAGTTCATAAAAAGGACCTGA
- the lpdA gene encoding dihydrolipoyl dehydrogenase has protein sequence MEKFDVTIIGSGPGGYVAAVRCAQLGMKTALIEKYSTLGGTCLNVGCIPSKALLDSSEHFFNAAHNFKTHGIDINEPKVNIKQMIERKRGVIKMTCDGINFLMKKNKITVYTGHGTFASKNTIDILSADGKKETVESAKTIIATGSKPSSLPGIEIDKKRIITSTEALELTEVPKHLIIIGGGVIGLELGSVYARLGAKVTVVEFMDRLIPGMDGALSKELQRVLKKELGFEYMFKHKVTGVKAKGKEVTVSALNAKDEQVEIKGDYCLVAVGRKPYTENLGLDKIGVKVDNRGRIETDDHLRTNVENIYAIGDVVKGAMLAHKAEEEGVFVAEVMAGQKPHINYNLIPGVVYTWPEVAAVGFTEEQLKEQGKKYKVGNFPFKASGRARASMDTDGFVKVLADESTDEILGVHMIGPRAADMIAEAVIAMEYRASAEDISRMSHAHPTFTEAMKEACLDATGKRAIHI, from the coding sequence ATGGAAAAATTTGATGTTACAATAATTGGTTCCGGTCCGGGTGGCTATGTGGCGGCGGTACGCTGCGCACAGTTAGGAATGAAAACAGCTTTAATTGAAAAATATTCAACCTTAGGAGGTACTTGTTTAAATGTGGGTTGTATACCTTCTAAAGCTTTATTAGATTCCAGTGAACATTTTTTTAATGCCGCGCATAATTTTAAAACACATGGAATTGATATTAACGAACCAAAAGTAAATATCAAGCAAATGATAGAGCGAAAGCGCGGGGTAATTAAAATGACCTGCGATGGGATTAACTTTTTAATGAAGAAAAATAAAATTACGGTTTATACCGGGCATGGTACATTTGCTTCCAAAAACACCATAGATATTTTAAGCGCAGATGGAAAAAAGGAAACGGTTGAAAGTGCTAAAACCATTATTGCCACGGGCTCAAAACCAAGCTCGTTACCGGGAATAGAAATTGATAAAAAAAGAATTATTACTTCCACCGAAGCACTTGAGTTAACGGAGGTTCCCAAGCATCTCATCATTATTGGAGGCGGAGTAATTGGTTTGGAATTAGGTTCTGTTTATGCACGATTAGGAGCAAAAGTAACGGTGGTGGAATTTATGGATAGATTAATTCCGGGTATGGATGGTGCTTTATCCAAAGAATTACAACGCGTATTAAAAAAGGAATTGGGATTTGAATACATGTTCAAGCATAAGGTAACAGGAGTAAAAGCCAAGGGAAAAGAAGTTACGGTTTCGGCACTAAATGCAAAAGACGAACAGGTAGAAATAAAAGGAGATTATTGTTTAGTAGCAGTGGGCAGAAAACCGTACACTGAAAATTTAGGCTTAGATAAAATAGGCGTGAAGGTGGATAACAGAGGAAGAATTGAAACAGATGATCATTTGCGTACGAATGTAGAAAATATTTATGCTATTGGAGATGTGGTAAAAGGAGCTATGTTAGCACACAAGGCAGAAGAAGAAGGAGTTTTTGTAGCGGAAGTAATGGCCGGACAAAAACCACACATCAATTACAATTTAATTCCCGGTGTAGTTTATACCTGGCCGGAAGTTGCAGCGGTGGGTTTTACCGAAGAACAATTGAAAGAACAAGGTAAAAAATATAAAGTAGGAAATTTTCCATTCAAAGCAAGCGGAAGAGCAAGGGCGAGTATGGATACCGATGGTTTTGTAAAAGTGTTGGCCGATGAAAGTACCGACGAAATTTTAGGGGTGCACATGATTGGTCCACGTGCTGCGGATATGATAGCAGAAGCTGTAATTGCTATGGAATATAGAGCAAGCGCTGAAGATATATCACGCATGAGTCATGCACATCCAACCTTTACAGAGGCTATGAAAGAAGCTTGTTTGGATGCAACCGGAAAAAGAGCCATACATATTTAA
- the purE gene encoding 5-(carboxyamino)imidazole ribonucleotide mutase, which yields MSNPKVGIIMGSNSDLPVMQAAADVLKLFHIEFEIDIVSAHRTPEKMFEYSKSAVDRGLQVIIAGAGGAAHLPGMVASLTPLPVIGVPVKSSNSIDGWDSLLSIVQMPNGVPVATVAVNAAQNAGILAAQIIGCSDKNLLKKIADFKITLKEKVNNASDEMKKPK from the coding sequence ATGAGTAATCCAAAAGTGGGAATAATAATGGGAAGCAACAGTGACTTGCCTGTTATGCAGGCAGCAGCCGATGTTTTAAAATTATTCCATATTGAATTTGAAATTGATATTGTATCAGCACATCGCACACCCGAAAAAATGTTTGAGTATTCCAAGTCTGCCGTTGATCGCGGTTTACAGGTAATTATTGCCGGCGCAGGTGGTGCGGCTCATTTACCGGGCATGGTAGCTTCCTTAACCCCTTTGCCGGTGATTGGAGTTCCGGTAAAAAGTTCAAACAGTATTGATGGTTGGGATAGTTTATTAAGTATAGTACAAATGCCCAATGGCGTTCCGGTAGCAACGGTTGCCGTGAATGCAGCACAAAATGCCGGAATATTAGCCGCACAGATTATTGGTTGTTCCGATAAAAATTTATTGAAAAAGATTGCTGACTTTAAAATTACTTTAAAGGAAAAAGTAAACAACGCCAGTGATGAAATGAAAAAACCGAAATAA
- a CDS encoding DUF721 domain-containing protein — MAKRSNLVKLGDAINELFKQEHLDEKISQFAVKKCWKEIAGELIAKNTGEIAFNKKIIFVTLNSAALKHEVGFRKEELLKNINAFCKYNLVDQIVIR, encoded by the coding sequence ATGGCTAAAAGATCAAATCTTGTAAAACTGGGAGATGCCATTAACGAGTTGTTTAAGCAGGAGCATCTGGACGAAAAAATTTCGCAGTTTGCCGTAAAAAAATGTTGGAAAGAAATTGCCGGCGAACTCATAGCTAAAAACACAGGAGAAATCGCTTTCAATAAAAAAATAATTTTTGTAACCTTAAATTCCGCTGCACTTAAACATGAAGTAGGATTCAGAAAAGAAGAATTATTAAAAAACATCAATGCCTTTTGTAAATATAATTTAGTCGATCAAATAGTAATACGATGA
- a CDS encoding M20/M25/M40 family metallo-hydrolase yields the protein MKQKLILFFLCAFAGMIAQNADSLQLRKIYDYYLTQSKAYENLEYLATKIGSRLSGSPGAAKAVEWAKKAMYEAGADTVILQPCMVPHWVRGAKEKCILSSSKLKLNKNLNCCALGNCVGTGSKGVKAKVIEVKSFDDLEKLGEKEIKGKIVFYNVFFNQCHVRTGSAYGECVKFRGQGASQAAKYGAVGTIVRSMTSVADDEPHTGNMNYDTSVCKTKIVTLAVSYKAADELVSSLEKDPNLELYLETHCQTLPDEPSFNVVGQINGSLKNNEYIIAGGHLDAWDNGQGAHDDGAGVVQSMEILAMYKKMGLKPKHNIRAVAFMNEENGLRGGEAYAKFAVQNKEEHLAALETDAGGFTPRGFGIDTTKGLYNLAIKWKNLFTPYYVDKFSPGGGGADISPLDKLGVPCIGFEPDTQRYFDIHHTAADTFDKINKRELNLGAGGIGALIYLIDKYYP from the coding sequence ATGAAACAAAAACTGATTTTATTTTTTCTTTGTGCTTTCGCAGGTATGATTGCACAAAATGCAGACTCTTTGCAACTCCGTAAAATTTACGATTATTACCTTACGCAAAGTAAAGCCTATGAAAATTTGGAATATCTGGCTACCAAAATTGGCAGTCGATTGAGCGGAAGTCCCGGCGCTGCCAAAGCGGTTGAGTGGGCGAAAAAAGCCATGTATGAAGCCGGGGCAGATACAGTAATTTTACAACCTTGTATGGTACCGCATTGGGTGCGCGGAGCAAAAGAGAAATGTATTCTATCTTCATCAAAATTAAAATTGAATAAAAACTTAAACTGTTGCGCCCTTGGAAATTGTGTGGGTACAGGTTCAAAAGGTGTAAAGGCCAAAGTGATTGAGGTGAAAAGTTTTGATGACCTCGAAAAATTAGGAGAGAAAGAGATAAAAGGAAAAATTGTTTTCTACAATGTGTTTTTTAATCAATGCCATGTTCGCACCGGTTCTGCTTACGGAGAATGTGTAAAGTTCCGTGGGCAAGGTGCTTCGCAGGCGGCTAAATATGGAGCTGTAGGTACAATTGTGAGAAGCATGACTTCCGTTGCCGATGATGAACCGCATACGGGTAATATGAATTACGATACTTCGGTTTGTAAAACAAAAATTGTTACGCTTGCAGTGAGCTATAAAGCGGCCGATGAATTGGTGAGTTCATTGGAAAAGGATCCTAATTTAGAATTGTATCTCGAAACACATTGTCAAACTTTACCTGATGAACCTTCGTTTAATGTGGTGGGACAAATAAACGGAAGTTTAAAAAATAACGAATACATTATTGCAGGCGGTCACTTAGATGCCTGGGATAACGGTCAGGGGGCGCACGATGATGGAGCGGGTGTAGTGCAAAGTATGGAGATATTGGCCATGTATAAAAAAATGGGACTTAAGCCTAAGCACAATATTCGCGCAGTGGCGTTTATGAATGAGGAAAATGGATTGCGCGGAGGTGAAGCTTACGCAAAATTTGCGGTGCAAAATAAGGAGGAACATTTGGCGGCACTTGAAACCGATGCCGGAGGATTTACTCCCCGCGGATTTGGAATTGATACAACAAAAGGATTGTATAATTTGGCCATCAAATGGAAAAATTTATTTACCCCTTATTACGTAGATAAGTTTTCACCCGGTGGAGGTGGGGCAGATATTAGTCCGTTAGACAAATTAGGTGTGCCTTGTATAGGATTTGAACCCGATACACAACGTTATTTTGATATTCATCATACCGCGGCAGATACATTTGATAAAATAAATAAACGAGAATTGAATTTAGGAGCCGGCGGAATTGGCGCATTAATTTATTTGATTGATAAATACTATCCTTAG